DNA sequence from the Leptospira limi genome:
GGTTAGGTCATAATCAGTTCTGGAAGCAATGCCCCAAAGTTCTCCCCAACCAAATGGATATTTGTATTCGATGTCACTTGTGGAATCACTATAAAAGGAAAGTTCTTCCTTCTCATGTTCTCTCACTCGTAGGTTTTCTTTTTTTAAACCGACTACATTCACAAGCCAGTCCATACAGTAGTCTACCCAATACTTGAACCATTCTTTTTGGGTTCCAGGTTCACAGAAAAATTCCATCTCCATCTGTTCGAACTCACGAGTGCGAAAAATAAATTGGCGTGCCATGATTTCGTTACGGAATGATTTCCCAATTTGAGCAATTCCAAAGGGAATTTTTTTCCGCGCAATTTGAGTTACATTTTTAAAATTGATAAAAATCCCTTGGGCCGTTTCTGGACGAAGGTAAATGTCAGTCGCTCCTTCTTCAGAAGCACCATGAGAAGTTTTAAACATCAAATTGAATTGTCTTGCATCGGTGAAACTACCGACGGTTCCACAAGTAGGGCAGGCATAAGCTTTTTCGCGGATTGTGTTTGTTAATTCTTCTAAACTTTTCCCAGTTGCCGCACCTTCTCCTTCTTTATCCTCTAAAAATTTGTCCACACGCACTCGGGTTTTGCATTTTTTGCAGTCCATCAGTGGGTCATTAAAATTGGAAATATGGCCAGAAGCCTCCCAAACACGAGGGTGGAGGAGGATAGAAGAGTCGAGTCCCAATACATCATCCCTACGGTGGACAAAATACTCCCACCAAAGGCGTTTTAAATTATTAAGGACTTCAATCCCATTTGGACCATAGTCAAAGGTATTGGAGAGGCCTCCGTAAATTTCGGATCCTGGGAAAACAAAGCCTCTTCTCTTGGAGACTGCGACTATGGGTTTAAGCGACTGTTCTTCTTTCTCTTTCGGCTGTGCCATATCCGCCAAATTTTTTGTTTTCCATGAAAATTCAAAGTATTTTCCTTGAGATAAGACTAAAGAATGGATTCGGCAAACTCTCAATACCTCTCACCCTGGGCGAAAAAGTCCTTAACGTTTTTCCTTTGGCTCTCTCCGCTTTTCAGTTTGGGACCTTTTTTAGCCTTTGGTATCCTCTTTGCTTTCCCTAAGGAATTTCGCCTCCGCTTAAGAGCAATCGCGGTCATCACAGTTTACATTCTCAATTGGATTTTGTTTTACCCTGTTGAGTTATTACATCGTTCCAGTATGGAATGGGAGGGAATGATCAATGCTTATTTAGCGCAGGATGGAACAACCTTCCGTTTGAAGTTAGGATTCTTTATTTTTTGTTTTTTTCTCCTTCTATCCAATTACTTTCACAGCCATTTTCGGAATCGTAAACGAGAATCGGTAAGACAGGTTCGCGCCAACAGAGACTTTCCAAGTTCTCAAATCCGAACTGAGATGCGAATTCGAGATTCTAAATTTGATACCATTTTGCTTGTGCTCGTCCTTGCACTCGTATTCCAATATTTATTTTTATACATTACCGAATCTCTAAACCCACAAAAGAATTTATCGCCACTTGCACCTCTTTACGATGTTCACCAGTTTGTATTTAATTATTCGATTTCAGTTTGTATTTTATTGTTTAGTTTTAATCGAAACAAAATCCCTTCACTACTTGCGAAACCTTATCTTCGTTATATGGAAGGAATTCGCATTCGTGAAAGTTGGAAAAAAGCTGTTAAAACTGAAGGAAAGTTTCCACTTCGATTAGAACTTTTCATAAAACAAAAAGCAAAGTTCCGTGATCAATTATTACCTGGGTTTGGTCATATTTATGTTTATGAATATTGGCGTGGATTTCCCATTTTATTCCTAACTCTGTTATTATACTTGTTTTCTGCGGTTTGGGTCTTTTCGTATATCAGTCCAATTTTTGGGATTCAGTTCCTCGCAGGTTTTGGATTAAAACCAGGAATTCCCGACAAAGATTTTTTTATTTCTTCACAAAACATTGCGTATGCGGCTTTTTCAGTCGCTGCACTAGTGGGATTGTATTTTTACTCTGCCATGATTTTAGAGAAGTCATTCAGTTTAGAAAATTTAGGAATTAAAAAAGACAAAGATGGTGAATCAGAACCTTTTTTTAAACCAGGACTACGAAAAGGATTTCGAAATGTCTTACCACTTTCATTACTCTTCCACTTGGTTTTACTTTGTTTGGTCTTCCTAATTCCTATTAGTATCCAACGTGGTAAAAAAAAGGAACAATCTGCACAAAAAAATGACCACTTTCGACCTGAGAAGATGGAGTTTTATTTCATCGATCCAAATGTCCCCGATGATACGAAAGGTTTGAATGGGGGAGTCATCACCGGAAACGAAACCGAAAACAAGGAAAAGGGTGAAAAAATTTCCAATGAGAAGGTAGCAG
Encoded proteins:
- a CDS encoding energy transducer TonB family protein, with the protein product MDSANSQYLSPWAKKSLTFFLWLSPLFSLGPFLAFGILFAFPKEFRLRLRAIAVITVYILNWILFYPVELLHRSSMEWEGMINAYLAQDGTTFRLKLGFFIFCFFLLLSNYFHSHFRNRKRESVRQVRANRDFPSSQIRTEMRIRDSKFDTILLVLVLALVFQYLFLYITESLNPQKNLSPLAPLYDVHQFVFNYSISVCILLFSFNRNKIPSLLAKPYLRYMEGIRIRESWKKAVKTEGKFPLRLELFIKQKAKFRDQLLPGFGHIYVYEYWRGFPILFLTLLLYLFSAVWVFSYISPIFGIQFLAGFGLKPGIPDKDFFISSQNIAYAAFSVAALVGLYFYSAMILEKSFSLENLGIKKDKDGESEPFFKPGLRKGFRNVLPLSLLFHLVLLCLVFLIPISIQRGKKKEQSAQKNDHFRPEKMEFYFIDPNVPDDTKGLNGGVITGNETENKEKGEKISNEKVADNGPVKGYIKKIRGKKVPPTYSNYISAKMRIPESYMDYWAKAPHPYSSVVAYTITQDGDVIDVELVEASDYPDQDLRTLQLVESLGPLMPPPGTKSDIRVTELFWNGPIDPEFVPTPLQKEMINLFDGRYMEEISE
- a CDS encoding glycine--tRNA ligase; amino-acid sequence: MAQPKEKEEQSLKPIVAVSKRRGFVFPGSEIYGGLSNTFDYGPNGIEVLNNLKRLWWEYFVHRRDDVLGLDSSILLHPRVWEASGHISNFNDPLMDCKKCKTRVRVDKFLEDKEGEGAATGKSLEELTNTIREKAYACPTCGTVGSFTDARQFNLMFKTSHGASEEGATDIYLRPETAQGIFINFKNVTQIARKKIPFGIAQIGKSFRNEIMARQFIFRTREFEQMEMEFFCEPGTQKEWFKYWVDYCMDWLVNVVGLKKENLRVREHEKEELSFYSDSTSDIEYKYPFGWGELWGIASRTDYDLTQHEKFSSEDLKYHDLDQKKKYLPYVVEPALGLNRFFLAVLCDAYEEEKLEKDDIRTVLRFGKRVSPMKVAIFPLMKKDGLDAKAKEIYADLRNHWYVDYDESGAIGKRYRRHDEIGTPFCITVDYDTMSDGTVTIRERDSMKQERIPVSELKSYLIQRMV